Genomic DNA from Setaria italica strain Yugu1 chromosome V, Setaria_italica_v2.0, whole genome shotgun sequence:
CCAGTCGCCCGGCGGCATGAAGAGCCTGGGCACCTCCCTGGCGCACATCGCGATCGCGGCCGGGAGCTACCTGAACTCGGCCGTGCTGGGCGCCGTCGCGTgggcgacggcgcgcggcggggcggccgggTGGATCCCCGACGACCTGAACGAGGGGCATCTGGACTATTTCTTCTGGTTGATGGCGGCCCTCAGCGTGGTGAACCTGCTGCACTTCGTGCACTGCTCCCGGAGATACAGGGGCAACAAGACAGCGTATTGACACGCAGGATGCCCCTTTTCTGTTCATGTGTACAATCCCCATTGTTCAGTTACTATCTACTACTACTACATTGCAGCCTAGAGTAGACATCCAAATGTCATTCACTTTTTCCAGGACCAGATCAACaacttgaaaagaaaaaacgcCATGCCCCCTCTGTGCGTCTCGCTCCCGACGACGGCAACCCCGCCCCACCCGACGCTCCTCCGCcaccccaatccaccagccacgcTCCACCGCTTCAATGCCGCGCCCAGGGCCTCTGCAACCGCCTGGCCGACGCTGACGCTTGTCAGAATCCCCAAAATCAAATCCCAGCGAGATCTGGGGGCCCCTACCCGCAGATCCACTCCCCCCACCTCCCGCAGATCTTTCCCCCCAAATCCAGGAGCGGTGATGCTTCCCAGGTATGCTCCGTTGTGCAGGAAACACCGGAGTCCCGGCAGGGCTCCTCTCCGTCGCTCCGCCGCACCTTCGCCCAAGTTGTTTTTGGAGACGATGATCAAGGGcatgtttagttcccaaaatgcaaactttggcactatgaaaAAAAGattcccatcatatcaaacttgcggtatatgtatggagtactaaatgtagacgaaatcaaaaactaattgcacagttttgttgtactttgcgagatgaatcttttgagcctaattagtcaatgtttggacaataattcacaaatacaaatgaaatgctacagttgcgcatttatggcaaaatgcaaactttgtcactcccaatttgggaactaaacaaggcccaagatCCGCCGCACCAAGTTCAAGATCCGCAGCAAGCTCAAGGCCCGCAAGGAATATTTACTAAGGCCGCCCGGCGCAGTAACTCCAATCGCCACAGCGCCTCCTCCTCACCCACCCGTCGTCCGTCTGCCTGTGAAGCCGAGCCTGAGTTGACTGGTGCGCGGCGCAAAAACGATGCATTCACTACCTCGGGATGGTTGGGAGACTGTCAGGCGCCCGTACTGGTGGAGGAGGGAGCCACATTCATCGCCTGTTCGCCGGCCAGCGACGCCTGGACGCGACCCGCATTCACAGCACAACACCAACACCCGGCCGCAACACCAGACCTCCGCAAGCCTGCGCGCCTTCCAGGTCAGAACAGAAGGACGCTGCTTCAATTGCCTGGCTTCCGACCACCGCGCCGCGACTTGCCGGGATCCAATCCGCTGCTTCACCAGCCACCGCTTCAGCCACTGCGCAAGAACCTGCTACTACAACCGCCACAACAAATTCAACTTGCCTCCTGTTCGCCAACAACCAGTGCGCTGCGACAGCAACCGTCCTCCTGTTCAACACCAAGCAGCACGAGCTACacctccacttcctcctccacctccgacgCCAGCACGTAGGAGCGCCATGTCCAGGCTGGGTGACCCCGCGACCAGGCCGGAGCAAGCGGACTGCCTCGTCCAGTCCACCGGCGACATCAACGCCGATCTAAAAGACTGGGACTCCACGGCAACGTCACATGCGCGGTGCGTAGCCGAGACCAGTGGACCCACGGGACATCGAGAGGGCCATCAGAGAAGATTTCAAGCTGCACCACGGTGAGGTTACTGTTTCACGACACTTTCCAGAAGCTTTTCTCATCAAGTTCAAGCACAGCAGCCATTGCACTTAAGCGTTGCAGAGGGCAAGGCTACAGGCACTAGCGTCGAGGTCTTCTTCACCAAGTTGCGGAGCCTGCACGATGCAGAGGGCGCTGCTCTTCTCTTTAGGGTCAAGCTATGTCTAGATGGCGTGCCTATGCACGCCTGGAGGGCAGACATCGCGGAGCGGATCATCAGCAACTCATGCGCGCTTAAGGCCATCGACACCAACCTCGACCAGCCGGAGGAGACGAAGACCATCAACTTGTGGGCTTGGACCGCAAATCCGAGCTCCATCCCCAAGTGTGTGTGGCTCACGTTCACTGGCCGTGCGCGGGATGCTAGGCTCGAGTCAATAATGGTGTCCAAGATGCCACCCAGGCATTGGCAACGTGGCGTCAAGCACTGCATCATCATACACCTTGAGGAGATTCAAGACTACACCCTCTCCTCGGTCAACCTTGATGACAGGACGTCGTGCACGCCCGTGGTGTGCCGGCTACCTCCCTAGCATCTCAGCTACATCGACGGGGAGACAACGCCACGTAGAGCGGTGACCGGCGAAGCAAGGTAGCGCTCACCCCTGCGCTCGGACCAACTGTGACTTGGCCCGAGCAGCACAGCGGGGGAGGACGAACGGTGCCAAGACAGGGAGGACCGCGATCGCCACTGGTGAAGCTacaacaacaccacaacagctcCAAGTGGAACATCTGGCGGCCAGCAcaaagatgacgacgatgacCAGGATCATCATGCGCGTGGTGACCACGCTCGCCGCGGCCACGACGCGCACAAGCACACAGGAGCAGACTCCTACCGCGAGCGGGAGCATTTGCCCAGGAGTAGGATAGGGGGCGGTGGGAGCAAGAGCGTGTCACGAGCCAGAGGACTGATGAACCTGATGAATCAACAGAGAAAGACAAGGAAGAACTGGACCACTGAAAGAGGTCCAAGAAGCCCACCAAGAAGCTGAATCTGTAAACGTGTCTAATGCTGGGCTTGGTCCATGTAAGCTGAGCTTATGTAcctgggagagagagagggagggcagACATGATGTACATCGCTAAACTCTAAACCTTTTACCTCTCTGAAGAAACCTTCGCTGCAATCCTTCTCTGGGATTCAGCCGAATCGCTATCTCTTCCCTTCTCCAATCCTTGATTCCAGTCCATCCATGTCAATTCTGTGACATTTGGTATCAGATTAGGTCGATCCCTTGGTCCTGTGTTCGGATTTGGGTGTTCCGGCGGCGCGTGGCAGCGGTGAACAGATCTGTGTTGGCAATGTGCGGCGGCGGTGATTTGTTCCAATCTGGCGAAGGGCAACAAAGCTCCGACGCTAACATCAAGGATGGCGGGGGCGGAAGCGGAGATCAAGGACATCAGCAAGAAATTGGACATCATCCTGACATGATAGATGGCGTCAACAAGTGGCGTCCTACCATCGACACCGCGGTGGACGAGCTGTCCCAGGTGGTCGGCATGCTCACATCGCGCGTTGAGGTACTGGAGCAACCCAGTGCTCAGCTCTTACCTCCCAAGGTCCCGATGCGCGAGGAAGAGGGACGGGCCAACGGCCACCGCGTCGAACAAAGTTACCAGGGGTCTGCTGATAGGGCCCTTGTCCCTAAGCATCCCCTGGTCAAGGGTGAGCAATCACAATTCCATCCTCGCAATATACTTGAATGTGGTGACTCTATAGGCCGACCATATGCATCATACCATTCTACTCATTCCAATCACACCTTCAAAATGCCTAAAACTGATTTTCCTAGTTTTGATGGAGATAACCCAAAGTGGTGGAAAGATAGGTGTGAGAAGTATTTTGACATGTACCATATTCCTTATCATGCTTGGGTTGGATTTGCTACTATGCACTTTGTGAAGGGGGCTGCTTACTGGTTTCAGACCTATGAAGCTATGCATAGAGTTGAGACATGGCCTGAATTGGTGATAGCTATTTTTGACAAATTTGGTAGAGATCAGTATCAAAAATTGATGGATGAACTACTTAATATTAAGCAACTGAGTACTGTTGAAGCTTATCATCTAAAATTTGATGAACTCCAACATAGAGTATTGGTTCATAATGGGAATTTAGATGACACCTTCTTTGTTACTAGATTTATGCAAGGGTTAAAAGAGGACATTAGCTCTGTCATTAGACTGCATAAACCTAAGAATGTTGATACTGCTTTAGCTTTGGCCATCACACAGAAGGAGATTATGACAGCTCGAGATATGTACAAGAAGAAGTCCTATTATAAGCAGGAAGTCAAGGAATCTTATAAGAAAAACTTCAAGTTTCCCAATCCAGCCAAGGGGATATTGGGTGAAGCTCCTGGTGATCCTGGTTTTTCTACAAACAAGCCACCACCCAAGAAGTTTGAAGGCAAATTTGACTCTATGAAGGCTATGTTGCGAGCTAAAGGGTTATGTTTCAAGTGCAGGGAGAAGTTTGGACCCAACCATAAGTGTCCAGAACATGTCTCTCTACACATTGTGGAGGAAATGTGGGAAGCCTTCCAGCTTGAGCAGGAAGGACAGGAGACAGTCACCTCTGATACTTCTTCTGATGTTGATGAGATATTGATGCAATTATCTGAGGCTACTCAAGAGGGGACAACTCATAAGAAGACAATGAGATTAATTGGTACCATCCAAAATCAACAAGTGCTACTCTTAGTTGATTCTGGCAGTTCCAATACTTTCATTAGCAAGAAGATGGTACAAGCTCTGAATTGTCCTATGCAAGCAGTAGCTTCAACTCAAGTCGTCATAGCAGATGGCACAAGGCTGAAAACAAATATGATGGTGCCACAGGTGGAATGGTACATTCAAGGCCAGGCTTTCACCACTGACATGAGAGTGTTAGATATCAACTGCTATGACATTATTCTGGGCATGGATTGGTTATCTGAATTTAGTCCCATGTGGGTCCATTGGAAGAAGAAACTTATGAGGTTCACTCACAACAAGCAAAGGGTTACTATCAGGGGCATTAAGGACAAAGTTCAGCATTGCAATATGATTTCAGCAAAGATTCTTCAACACCTTCTCAAAAAGAAACAACTAGCACAAGTGGTTCAGTTATGCAGAGTAGTGGAGCCAAAAACTTCATCAGAACAACCTGTGGAGATTCAGCAGTTGCTTCAGAAAAATGCTGCCATTTCTCAAGAACCACAAACATTACCACCTGCAAGGCCCATTGATCATACTATCCCTTTGCTACCTGGATCCCAATCGGTGAACATCAAACCATACAGATATGCTCCGCGGTTGAAAGATGAGATGGAAGCTCAAATCAAGGATATGCTCAGGCGAGGTATCATACAACATAGCACTAGTCCATTCTCTTCTCCTGTGTTACTGGTAAAGAAAAAAGATGGGACATGGAGGTTTTGTGTGGATTACAGAAGGCTGAATGCTATTACTGTGAAAAACAAATACCCCATGCCAGTGGTAGATGAATTGTTAGATGAGTTGAGCGGCTCTAACTGGTTTTCTAAATTCGATCTGAGGTCGGGCTATCATCAAATCAGGTTTGCACCCTATGACATTCACAAAACTGCATTCAAGACGTATAGTGGCCATTATGAATTCAGGGTGATGCCCTCTGGGCTAACAAATGCCCTAGCAACATTTCAAGATACTATGAATAAGATCTTTGCTGAATTCAACAGGAAGTTTGTCTTGGTGTTTGTAGATGACATTCTGATTTACAGCACATCATATgaacaacacttgcaacatttgCAGTTAGTATTTGATGTTATAGCAAAGCATGAGTTTTTCTTAAAACCAAGTAAGTGTTCATTTGCCCAACAACAGCTGGAGTATTTGGGTCATATTATCAGTGCAGAGGGGGTGGCCACAGAACCTTCCAAGGTTCAAGTGATCCAAAATTGGCCCACTCCCAAGAATAGCAAAGACTTGAGGGCATTTCTTGGATTGGCTGGTTACTATAGGAAGTTCATCAAGAACTATGGCGTCATGAGCAAGAGCTTGACTGAACTGTTAAAGAAAAACATGCCATATCAATGGACCGCAACTAACCAAGAGGCCTTTGAGGCTATTAAGGCTGCTCTTACATCTGCTCCAGTCCTCAAATTACCAGATTTTCAACAAGAATTCATTATTGAAACTGATGCCTCGACTCAAGGAATTGGAGCAGTCCTCATGCAAGGCTCTCATCCTTTAGCTTTTCTCAGTAAAGCATTGGGGCCTAAGAACCAGGGACTATCGACATATGAGAAAGAGTGTTTGGCTGTGTTAATGGCAGTGGCTAAATGGCGCCAATATCTTCAACATGCTGAATTTGTCATCAGAACAGATCAGAAGGCTTTAATCCACTTGGAAGAGCAGCACCTTAACGCACCTATGCAGCAAAAGACTTTTGTCAAATTGCTGGGTTTACAATTCAGGATACAATATAAACAGGGAGCAGCAAACAAGGTGGCAGATGCTTTATCTCGACTACCATATCAATATACTGACACCCCTGATCCAGAACAAGTAATGGCAGTTTCAGTGGCAAAACCCACATGGTTGTCTGCAGTAGTGGATGGATATTTCACAGATGCTCAGGCCACTAAGTTGCTGACTGAACTAACAGTTCAACCTACTGGGGTTCCTCACTATACTTTGCAGGATGGTTTAATCAAATACAAGGGATGAATTTGGGTGGGCAACAACACCCAGGTACAAAATTCCATACTCTCAGCTTTGCATAGTAGTGGGATTGGTGGGCATTCTGGCATCACTGCTACTTACAATAGAATCAAATCCCTGTTTGCTTGGCCAAACATGAAGAAACAAATTGAGACATTTATTCATCATTGCCAAGTCTGTCAACAAGCTAAAGTAGAACACACTAAGCTACCTGGTTTATTACAACCACTTCCTGTACCTGATCAAGCATGGTCTATCATCAATTTAGACTTCATTGAAGGGCTCCCCAAATCTCAGAGTTATGACACCATTTTAGTAGTCAttgacaagttctccaaatatggacattttattccattatcACACCCTTTCACTGCCCCACAAGTGGCCTAGTTGTTCTAATCACATGTCTACAAGTTGCATGGTATGCCCAATGTCATTATTTCTAACAGGGATAAAATATTCACAAGCTCATTTTGGCAAGAATTGTTCTCCTCAAGTGACACAACATTGAACATGAGCTCTTCCTACCATCTACAAACAGACGGTCAGACTGAACAACTCAATCAATGCCTGGAAACTTATTTAAGGTGTTTCATCCATTCTTGTCCTCACAAATGGCATCAATGGCTTCCCTTAGCAGAACTTTGGTACAACACATCCTACCATTCAGCATTAGGTAAAACACCATTCTTTGTGTTGTATGGTCATGAGCCATGCCAATTGGGGATAAGGGCAGTCACCATTTCTACAACATCCAATCTGGAGGAATGGTTGTCTCAAAGGGCTCTGATGACAACTGATCCAACAACAGTTACAGCGCGCTCAACAACGCATGAAACATCAAGCTGATAAAAGCAGGTCAGAGAGGAGTTTTCAGGTGGGTGATTGGGTGTTTCTCAAGCTACAGCCATACATTCAGATGTCGGTTGCTCACAAACCCAATCAGAAACTGGCCTACAAGTATTTTGGACCTTATTTAATTGTTGACAAGATTGGAGCAGTAGCTTACAAGTTGCAGTTACCGGCTGGGAGCAGGATTCATCCTGTGATACATGTCTCTATGTTGAAGAAGGCTATTCCACAAGATACACAAGTAAGTATTGACATTCCTGATGCTTGCTCATCTGATAACAATTCTAGTATGTTCCCTGAAGAATTTCTAGAGCGACGGCTGGTGCGTCAAGGTGACAAGGTCACAGTTCGGGTGCTCGTCAAATGGAAGGGACTGTCCAAAGCATTGGCCACATGGGAAGATCTCTCTATCATGCATGACAAGTTTCCTGATACCCTAACTTGGGGACAAGTCATTGCTTATGGAGGGGGGGATGTCACGAGCCAGAGGACTGATGAACCTTATGAATCAACAGAGAAAGACAAGGAGGAACTGGGCTGCGGAAAGAGGTCCAAGAAGCCCACCAAGAAGCTGAATCTGTAAACGTGTGTAATGCTGAGCTTGGCCCATGTAAGCTGAGCTTATGTACCTAGGAGAGCGAGAGGGAGGGCAGACATGATGTACATCGCTAAACTCTAAACCCTTTACCTCTCTGAAGAAACCTTCGCTGCAATCCTTCTCTGGGATTCAGCCGAATCGCTATCTCTTCCCTTCTCCGATCCTTGATTCCAGTCCATCCATGTCAATTCCGTGACAGAGCGGGGGATGACAATATGATGACACCATCAACAACGACCGGCGCCAACACCACGACTCCACCAACTACGGCAACAGCGATGGCAACGCCAAGGCCACAAATTACAAGCCGTCGTAGCCTCCGTCCCTCCGCCCTCTCCGTGACAAGACAGCAATTGAGCTATAGTTTCTATTTTCTAACCGCGCCTCCACTCTGAAGGAGGCAGCCAGAAATTACTTGTGCAGGAATGAGGGAGTGGACCTGACCAACATCTTCCTCGACTACGACAGCAAGGCGGTGGCACTAGCAAACAGGATTAGCTTACCCCATGAGGAGATGAAGCCTTGTCCGAGGAGCGCAACATCAACGAAGCCAACAACGACCCGACGATGGTCAAGGTTGCAAATGCGTTCGCGTGCATTCTGGACGACATTCAGGACGCCGGCAACAGGGAGGTCACTGTCCAAGAGGTGGACGCGGCTCTGCAGCAACTACAGGTTCAACTGCATGCACATGCCCAGGAATCGTATTCCTGTCCAGAATCAGTCTCTTGGCTATGCTAGTAACTCCTCGCCTCACCAACCTTACTCTGATTGTATCCATCATGCACAGATGCAGCCCAGCACCAACCATGAAGTCCAGGGCACGGCGGGGCTTGAACACGGCAACGATGGGGACCTGATTCATGTTATCAACAACAGCCAGAACTTTCAGGTGCAGGCAGTGCAGCAACCCCAGGAACTAGATAGCCTCCCAGTCTCACTGATTTTGGCCAACGGCCACAACTCACGGATCCATCAGTGCTGCTCTGATCCTCTTGGAGCAGCTCAGGTTCTAGCCAACGGCACTGACGACGTGGCTAGCATCGTTGTCGGCACAGGTGATAGAGCTTCCACCGACAGCAATATCCATGGGAGTCAGGAAGGAGGCACCCTCAGCGGCAACACCATCGTCAAGGCACTCTTCATCACGCCACAACAAGTGTTGCAGGAACCTCCTAGAGAGGGCCAAGGGGCGGAGTAGAACCAGCACCTGAACTGGGAGAGGACCAAAAGCCGCCATCCACGACGCGTCTTCGACATGTCCACAGTATGCCGCAGTGCGCGACTATCCAACAGAAGACCAATGCCGGCAATTCAAAAGGCACAGCAAAATTTGTGCCGAAAACTTGGTATTTTGACTGAGGAGATGCAGCCCATCGAGGCTGCACTGCAGAAATTTTTGGCCATGTTTCAGGACCCCTTCCACAAGATATAATCGCGGCGTTAACAACGGCTTTCAACCTGGATgacccggcggcggaggcactTGATGAAGCGATGGCTGCGGTGGTAGGTGAAGCCATCGATGACATCCATGCAAAAGATCTTCAAGTAGGAACTCCCCAGGCGGAACCTCTATAGGAGGCCAACTGATGCCTGTTTATCAATCTACCCAGAGTTGTTTCTTTCTTCATGTTATCTAGCAGTACAAGAAAGCGCTACAAGCTTCTGTTATCAAGCACTCTACCTTTCATTTGGAATGTAATGTTAAAGCCGGAACACTTTGATGGCCATCTACCGTTCAGCACTCTACATTTCATTACTCTACTTCTGCATCGTTGTTCTTTCACCTCCTGCCTGTGCTTATGTTGGTTGTGCACCTGGAGCTTTGACTGCCATCTCCCTAATGCTGCATTGTTCAGTGCCATACGGCTACATCAACATTTTCTCAACGCCTGCCTGTGCTTATGCTTGTTGTGCGGCTGCCTGTGTTTATGCTTGTGTGCTTGGAAATTTGTCTGCCATCTACACACTGCGTCGTCGACGTTTTTTGTTCACTTCCTGCCTATGCTCACGCTGCTTGTGCGCCTGGAGCTGCATAAACTCCTTATGACAAACTGTCCATGTGGCTCATCTTGTTGCGGCATCAAACCAAAGCTACTGCCACGCCGTGCATACGCTGCTGCTGTCAAACAGCAGCATTAGAAGTTCATGGAGTTTAACCAGATTGCATATGAATCTTGAACTGCTGTGTTGGAATGTGAGAGGGCTAAACCAGAGAGCTAGGAGGGACACTGTCAGAGAGACAATAGCCGCCACGCTATGCCACATTGCCTGTCTACATAAATGAAATTAAGCGAGATAGATCATTTTACAGCCGCATATTTAGGAGGACATAGACTCGACAGCTATGCCTACAAACCAGCAGGGGGTTCAGCGGCACGAGGGGCGGTATGCTTCTCTTGTGGAACAGCAACCACGTCGCAATCGATGATGTTGTGATAGGCAACTACCACATAACAGCAAAGGTTAAAATGAAAGAAATGCCAAATGACTTTACACTAACAGTGGCCTACGGCCCAACAGGATCCAACGGGAAGGTACAATTCCTATTAGAAGTTCAAGCGCAAAAGCCGCAAGCAGGCGCTCAATGGCAGTCCTAGGCGACTTCAATCTCATCTACAAAGCAAATGACAAAAACAACAACAGATTAAACTTGAGGCTAATGAACTTGTTCAAACAAGCTCTAGACGACTGTGACCTACGCGAAATCAACCTCCAAAATAGAAGATTCACTTGGAGCAATGAAATCCTACCCTTTCTAGGCTTGACAGAGTTTTCGCTAATGAAGAATGGGAGCTTGCTTTTAGTAATCACGTCCTGCACGCCCTCTCAACCTTGTTATCCCATCATTGCCCACTGTTGCTCTCCAATCAAGGTGGAccgattcaaatttgaaaactttTGGACTTTGCTTCCGGAGTTCAAGAAGACAGTAACCCAAGCGTGGAACGAGCAATCATCACATGTAGA
This window encodes:
- the LOC101768429 gene encoding uncharacterized protein LOC101768429, with translation MCGGGDLFQSGEGQQSSDANIKDGGGGSGDQGHQQEIGHHPDMIDGVNKWRPTIDTAVDELSQVVGMLTSRVEVLEQPSAQLLPPKVPMREEEGRANGHRVEQSYQGSADRALVPKHPLVKGEQSQFHPRNILECGDSIGRPYASYHSTHSNHTFKMPKTDFPSFDGDNPKWWKDRCEKYFDMYHIPYHAWVGFATMHFVKGAAYWFQTYEAMHRVETWPELVIAIFDKFGRDQYQKLMDELLNIKQLSTVEAYHLKFDELQHRVLVHNGNLDDTFFVTRFMQGLKEDISSVIRLHKPKNVDTALALAITQKEIMTARDMYKKKSYYKQEVKESYKKNFKFPNPAKGILGEAPGDPGFSTNKPPPKKFEGKFDSMKAMLRAKGLCFKCREKFGPNHKCPEHVSLHIVEEMWEAFQLEQEGQETVTSDTSSDVDEILMQLSEATQEGTTHKKTMRLIGTIQNQQVLLLVDSGSSNTFISKKMVQALNCPMQAVASTQVVIADGTRLKTNMMVPQVEWYIQGQAFTTDMRVLDINCYDIILGMDWLSEFSPMWVHWKKKLMRFTHNKQRVTIRGIKDKVQHCNMISAKILQHLLKKKQLAQVVQLCRVVEPKTSSEQPVEIQQLLQKNAAISQEPQTLPPARPIDHTIPLLPGSQSVNIKPYRYAPRLKDEMEAQIKDMLRRGIIQHSTSPFSSPVLLVKKKDGTWRFCVDYRRLNAITVKNKYPMPVVDELLDELSGSNWFSKFDLRSGYHQIRFAPYDIHKTAFKTYSGHYEFRVMPSGLTNALATFQDTMNKIFAEFNRKFVLVFVDDILIYSTSYEQHLQHLQLVFDVIAKHEFFLKPSKCSFAQQQLEYLGHIISAEGVATEPSKVQVIQNWPTPKNSKDLRAFLGLAGYYRKFIKNYGVMSKSLTELLKKNMPYQWTATNQEAFEAIKAALTSAPVLKLPDFQQEFIIETDASTQGIGAVLMQGSHPLAFLSKALGPKNQGLSTYEKECLAVLMAVAKWRQYLQHAEFVIRTDQKALIHLEEQHLNAPMQQKTFVKLLGLQFRIQYKQGAANKVADALSRLPYQYTDTPDPEQVMAVSVAKPTWLSAVVDGYFTDAQATKLLTELTVQPTGVPHYTLQDGLIKYKG
- the LOC111257173 gene encoding uncharacterized protein LOC111257173 yields the protein MVKVANAFACILDDIQDAGNREVTVQEVDAALQQLQMQPSTNHEVQGTAGLEHGNDGDLIHVINNSQNFQVQAVQQPQELDSLPVSLILANGHNSRIHQCCSDPLGAAQVLANGTDDVASIVVGTGDRASTDSNIHGSQEGGTLSGNTIVKALFITPQQVLQEPPREGQGAE